Proteins encoded together in one Falco peregrinus isolate bFalPer1 chromosome 2, bFalPer1.pri, whole genome shotgun sequence window:
- the JPT1 gene encoding jupiter microtubule associated homolog 1 produces MTTTTTFSGMDPSGRNSSRVLRPPGGGSNFSLGFDEPKEQPVRRNKMASSIFGTPEENPPSWAKSSGTKPGDIRDDCESSGPQRRNSTDANCGDFVDPKGGDGGVETFENTEADVEAAPGQNEEKSLPAAPVPSPVAPAPAPSRRNPPGGKSSLVLG; encoded by the exons ATGACCACCACGACCACCTTTTCGGGCATGGACCCCAGTGGCAGGAACAGCTCCAG AGTGCTGCGTCCTCCTGGCGGTGGGTCCAActtttccttgggttttgaTGAACCAAAAGAACAACCTGTGCGAAGGAACAAAATGGCATCCAGCATCTTTGGAACTCCTGAAGAAAACCCACCTTCCTGGGCTAAGTCATCGG GGACTAAGCCAGGTGACATCAGAGACGACTGTGAATCATCTGGCCCACAAAGAAGAAACTCGACTGATGCAAACTGTGGAGACTTTGTAGATCCCAAG GGAGGAGATGGTGGTGTTGAGACTTTTG aaaacaCTGAGGCTGATGTAGAAGCTGCCCCAGgtcagaatgaagaaaaatccctgcctgctgcacctGTTCCTAGCCCAGTAGCACCAGCACCTGCACCGTCCAGGAGAAATCCACCCGGTGGCAAGTCCAGCCTAGTCCTCGGTTAA
- the NT5C gene encoding 5'(3')-deoxyribonucleotidase, cytosolic type isoform X1, translated as MGSVAGPLRLLVDMDGVLADFEGAVLRGFCARFPGEPRVELPARRGFSVREQYRCLREDLGAKVASVYESPGFFLGLDPIPGALEAMQEMIHMQDTEVFICTSPLRKYEHCIVEKYKWVEKHLGPEFVERIILTRDKTVVSADLLFDDKDTITGAELNPSWEHVLFTCCHNRHLQLQAPRRRLLSWADDWKAILQSKRRQ; from the exons ATGGGGAGCGTGGCCGGCCCGCTGCGGCTGCTGGTGGACATGGACGGTGTCCTGGCCGACTTCGAGGGCGCCGTGCTGCGGGGCTTCTGCGCCCGCTTCCCCGGGGAGCCACGTGTAGAGCTGCCGGCGCGGAGGGGCTTCTCCGTGCGGGAGCAGTACCGCTGCCTGCGGGAGGACCTGGGG GCGAAGGTAGCCAGTGTCTACGAATCCCCTGGCTTCTTTCTAGGGCTGGATCCGATTCCAGGAGCCCTTGAAGCTATGCAGGAGATGATCCACATGCAGGA cacCGAAGTCTTTATTTGCACAAGTCCTCTCCGGAAATATGAGCACTGCATTGTGGAAAAG TATAAGTGGGTGGAGAAACATTTGGGACCTGAATTTGTGGAGCGGATTATTCTAACCCGAGATAAGACCGTCGTATCTGCTGACTTGCTGTTTGATGACAAGGATACCATTACAG GCGCAGAGCTGAACCCGAGCTGGGAGCATGTCCTGTTCACCTGCTGCCACAACAggcacctccagctgcaggcacCGCGCAGGCGGCTGCTGTCCTGGGCAGATGACTGGAAGGCCATCTTGCAAAGCAAGCGCCGGCAGTAG
- the NT5C gene encoding 5'(3')-deoxyribonucleotidase, cytosolic type isoform X2, whose amino-acid sequence MKPKVPGTAQGSTSELPAAISHAAKVASVYESPGFFLGLDPIPGALEAMQEMIHMQDTEVFICTSPLRKYEHCIVEKYKWVEKHLGPEFVERIILTRDKTVVSADLLFDDKDTITGAELNPSWEHVLFTCCHNRHLQLQAPRRRLLSWADDWKAILQSKRRQ is encoded by the exons ATGAAGCCAAAGGTTCCCGGGACAGCCCAGGGATCCACCTCTGAACTTCCCGCTGCCATCTCACACGCT GCGAAGGTAGCCAGTGTCTACGAATCCCCTGGCTTCTTTCTAGGGCTGGATCCGATTCCAGGAGCCCTTGAAGCTATGCAGGAGATGATCCACATGCAGGA cacCGAAGTCTTTATTTGCACAAGTCCTCTCCGGAAATATGAGCACTGCATTGTGGAAAAG TATAAGTGGGTGGAGAAACATTTGGGACCTGAATTTGTGGAGCGGATTATTCTAACCCGAGATAAGACCGTCGTATCTGCTGACTTGCTGTTTGATGACAAGGATACCATTACAG GCGCAGAGCTGAACCCGAGCTGGGAGCATGTCCTGTTCACCTGCTGCCACAACAggcacctccagctgcaggcacCGCGCAGGCGGCTGCTGTCCTGGGCAGATGACTGGAAGGCCATCTTGCAAAGCAAGCGCCGGCAGTAG
- the ARMC7 gene encoding armadillo repeat-containing protein 7, with protein sequence MELGRLEYLQALVTEFQVTDSPEAKEQVLANLANFAYDPKNYEYLRQLQVLDLFLDMLTEDNESLVEFAIGGLCNLCLDKTNKDYILEANGVEPIINCLSSSNEETVMSAVTTLMYLTTPQSRQQTTALPVVECMLRFSLSASRRLSNLATVFLEDYCTPLQVEEARNLSKHTAVGIPLPKD encoded by the exons ATGGAGCTGGGTCGGTTGGAGTACTTGCAGGCCCTCGTCACCGAGTTCCAGGTGACTGACAGCCCAG AGGCCAAGGAGCAGGTACTGGCAAACCTGGCCAACTTCGCCTACGATCCCAAAAACTATGAGTACCTCCGGCAGCTCCAGGTCCTGGATCTGTTCCTCGATATGCTCACCGAGGACAATGAGAGCCTGGTGGAGTTTGCCATCG GCGGTCTTTGTAACCTGTGCCTCGATAAAACTAACAAAGACTACATCTTGGAGGCAAACGGAGTGGAGCCCATAATCAACTGCCTCTCCAGTTCCAACGAGGAGACAGTCATGTCAGCTGTCACAACACTGATGTACCTGACAACGCCGCAGTCACGCCAGCAGACCACAGCTCTCCCGGTGGTGGAGTGCATGCTTCGCTTCTCCCTCTCAGCCAGCAGAAGACTAAGCAATCTGGCAACTGTCTTCCTGGAGGATTACTGCACGCCTCTGCAAGTGGAAGAGGCCAGGAACCTAAGCAAACACACAGCGGTGGGGATTCCTCTCCCCAAGGACTGA